DNA from Candidatus Cybelea sp.:
GCGGGCCAGCTGGACATGGACGTTTCCACCGCTACGCGCAGCCTTCGCCCGCTCGTGACGGCCGGGTACGTCACCATGCGTGCCGGCGTTGCCGATGCCCGCCGGCGCGAGGTTCGTATCGCTGCGAAAGGGAGCCGTGCCTTCGAACGAGCCCGTTCTCTTTGGCGTACGGCGCAGAAGGATACCGTAAAAGCGCTCGGCGAGCGGCG
Protein-coding regions in this window:
- a CDS encoding MarR family winged helix-turn-helix transcriptional regulator; protein product: MTRRYDEALAPSGLTSSQFSMLTALSAKPSWGVAELAGQLDMDVSTATRSLRPLVTAGYVTMRAGVADARRREVRIAAKGSRAFERARSLWRTAQKDTVKALGERRVTDLLKMLSEVV